The following are from one region of the Pseudohongiella spirulinae genome:
- a CDS encoding acyl-CoA thioesterase has translation MHPLDEALQMQQQDPGLYTAATHPGYANAVGPFGGITAAQLLQAALLHPQRLGEPISQTVHFAAPVNEGEFVINAQPVRTNRSTQHWLIQASQDGHMVAMATAVFAKRRDTWSGVDATFPHNLPDPQSVAPMQWQKRPEFTNRYDLRYFDGVIPHELSGQERPHGQSSLWVRDEPPRPLDFAALASICDVFFPRIMIRRQRWVMIGTITLTSYFHADSALLTQVGSDYVLGVARAQVYRDGYFDQSAEVWSAKGDLLATTHQMVYFKD, from the coding sequence ATGCATCCATTAGATGAAGCATTGCAGATGCAACAGCAGGATCCCGGTCTGTATACGGCGGCCACGCACCCGGGCTACGCCAATGCAGTCGGTCCGTTCGGCGGCATTACGGCCGCACAATTGTTGCAGGCGGCTTTGCTGCATCCTCAACGGCTGGGGGAACCAATTTCCCAGACTGTGCATTTTGCGGCCCCGGTGAATGAGGGTGAGTTTGTCATTAATGCACAACCTGTGCGAACCAACCGTTCGACCCAGCACTGGTTGATTCAGGCCAGTCAGGACGGACACATGGTGGCCATGGCAACCGCCGTGTTTGCCAAACGCCGGGACACCTGGTCAGGTGTTGATGCCACCTTTCCGCACAATCTTCCTGATCCCCAGAGCGTGGCGCCCATGCAATGGCAAAAGCGGCCTGAATTTACCAACCGTTACGATTTGCGCTACTTTGATGGAGTGATTCCGCATGAGTTGAGCGGGCAGGAGCGGCCACACGGTCAGTCCAGTTTATGGGTGCGTGACGAGCCACCACGGCCGCTGGATTTTGCAGCGCTGGCCTCCATCTGTGATGTGTTTTTCCCGCGTATCATGATTCGTCGGCAGCGCTGGGTCATGATTGGTACCATCACGCTGACATCGTATTTTCATGCCGACAGCGCCCTCTTGACGCAGGTCGGATCAGACTACGTGCTGGGCGTGGCCCGTGCTCAGGTTTACCGGGACGGTTATTTTGATCAGAGCGCCGAAGTCTGGTCCGCAAAGGGTGATCTGCTGGCAACCACGCATCAGATGGTGTACTTCAAGGACTGA
- a CDS encoding TonB-dependent receptor — translation MNKKLISIAIQTALSGLVVTHSLGAGAQSQAPAIEEMVIVSQTRTFANSSVTEDMQNQVSAASSVLGAIDYIPGVLVNEGDAFGGDDWSTTISIRGFQVSLDEQQLGMTIDGIPNGNSNYGGGSKANRFIDTENLAGIDVVQGTSDISSWSHEALGGSMNFRTMDPTEEAGLTTSLTVGDNNARKFYVRYNTGEILPNTYAWLSVSGSDIDAWIDASGESNRDHFAAKLKGYYEAFELTGYLSFDDTHEDNYQRVTPQEFREDPNWDRLTGDWTGIPHIDQLYRRGWSTLRENTLAYLSAAFEISGVDVNASVYYHDNKGRGDWLPPYIVDVRNDGAGNAHSELQSGNTVLGGSPLGRITFVDSSGVALQPIAGCQSSLTFPYGGAGAAYDPACFPAGAIPVGSYRHTVYDKQRTGFVADFAWETQQDGFTNTLRGGFWYEDNKRNESRNWLKIIDSRTSYNFNHIPYWTQYDRAFPQETLTWYLEDTIQMGDLTARLGAKQYLVDLERKNNHLGGVRTATVNSDSDVLLSAGLVYNLPAEGMEVFGGYAQSFSSIKDGVLEANQTALDQVEAETADSMDVGLRYNDRNYSVSLTYYDIEFENRITYIPEGSSAGIDYLGESDGAYVNVGGIESSGIEAAVRANVTDALSLYVSYTKNDSTYIGTPDPAANALLGVFPGNTVFGSAEDMYVVSADWRQDRFYAGLNYKYVGDRWLDAGNTTRLDGYGVADMYVGVELSQLSPALKGADLRLNVTNLTDKSYIGGVAGGWGGWIAPSRTATATIKVDF, via the coding sequence GTGAACAAAAAACTTATCTCAATTGCGATTCAGACAGCTTTGAGCGGTCTTGTCGTGACCCACAGTCTGGGAGCTGGTGCTCAGTCACAGGCGCCTGCCATCGAAGAGATGGTTATCGTCAGCCAGACGCGGACATTTGCTAACAGCTCGGTGACCGAAGATATGCAGAACCAGGTCTCCGCCGCTTCCAGCGTGCTGGGTGCGATTGATTACATCCCGGGCGTCCTGGTCAATGAAGGCGACGCCTTCGGCGGTGACGACTGGTCGACAACCATTTCCATTCGAGGATTTCAGGTCAGTCTGGATGAGCAGCAATTGGGCATGACCATTGATGGCATACCCAACGGAAATTCAAATTACGGCGGCGGCTCAAAAGCCAACCGCTTTATCGATACTGAAAACCTTGCTGGCATTGACGTTGTTCAGGGTACCTCAGACATCTCGTCATGGTCTCACGAGGCACTGGGTGGAAGCATGAATTTCCGTACCATGGACCCAACCGAAGAGGCCGGCCTGACGACTTCTTTGACGGTTGGTGACAACAATGCGCGCAAGTTCTATGTTCGCTATAACACTGGCGAAATCCTGCCCAATACTTACGCATGGTTGAGTGTCTCGGGTTCAGATATTGATGCCTGGATTGATGCCTCGGGTGAATCGAACCGTGATCACTTTGCGGCCAAACTGAAAGGTTACTATGAAGCGTTTGAACTGACTGGCTACCTGTCCTTTGATGATACTCACGAAGACAACTACCAGCGTGTTACCCCGCAGGAGTTTCGGGAAGACCCAAACTGGGACCGATTGACCGGTGACTGGACGGGTATTCCGCACATTGATCAATTGTATCGTCGAGGCTGGTCAACATTACGTGAGAATACGCTTGCCTATCTGAGTGCTGCCTTCGAGATCAGTGGCGTCGATGTGAATGCTTCTGTGTACTATCATGACAATAAAGGGAGAGGTGACTGGTTACCCCCTTATATTGTTGATGTTCGCAATGATGGGGCTGGCAATGCACATTCTGAATTGCAAAGCGGCAACACTGTTCTGGGCGGTTCGCCCCTCGGCAGAATCACGTTCGTTGACTCTTCGGGCGTGGCTTTGCAGCCCATTGCCGGCTGTCAGAGCTCTCTGACGTTCCCGTACGGCGGAGCGGGTGCTGCCTATGATCCGGCCTGCTTTCCCGCTGGCGCTATTCCTGTCGGTTCATACAGACATACAGTGTATGACAAACAGCGCACCGGATTTGTCGCTGATTTTGCCTGGGAGACCCAGCAGGATGGTTTCACCAACACGCTGCGCGGCGGTTTCTGGTACGAGGACAACAAGCGCAATGAATCTCGCAACTGGCTGAAGATAATCGATTCAAGGACCAGCTACAACTTTAACCACATACCCTACTGGACACAGTATGACCGCGCTTTTCCTCAGGAAACCCTGACCTGGTATCTGGAAGACACCATTCAGATGGGGGATCTGACCGCACGTCTGGGCGCGAAGCAATATCTGGTTGACCTGGAGCGCAAAAACAATCACCTGGGAGGTGTGCGCACCGCAACAGTCAATTCAGATTCTGACGTACTGCTCAGTGCCGGTCTTGTCTACAACCTGCCTGCAGAAGGCATGGAAGTGTTTGGTGGATATGCTCAGAGTTTCTCTTCGATCAAAGATGGTGTTCTTGAAGCCAATCAGACAGCGTTGGACCAGGTGGAGGCGGAAACTGCAGACAGTATGGACGTAGGTCTGCGTTATAACGACCGCAACTACAGTGTCAGTCTGACCTATTACGATATCGAGTTTGAAAATCGTATCACCTACATACCTGAGGGGTCATCAGCGGGTATCGATTACCTAGGCGAGAGCGACGGAGCTTACGTAAACGTCGGTGGTATTGAGTCGTCTGGAATCGAAGCGGCTGTCCGTGCCAATGTCACTGATGCGTTGAGCCTGTATGTGTCGTATACCAAAAATGATTCTACTTACATTGGTACACCTGACCCGGCTGCCAATGCACTGTTGGGTGTATTCCCCGGCAACACTGTCTTTGGCTCTGCTGAAGACATGTACGTGGTGTCAGCTGATTGGCGTCAGGACCGTTTCTATGCGGGCCTGAACTACAAATATGTCGGTGATCGCTGGCTGGATGCCGGTAATACCACACGTCTGGACGGCTACGGTGTTGCAGATATGTACGTGGGTGTAGAGCTGTCACAGCTCTCACCGGCCCTGAAAGGCGCAGACCTGCGCCTGAATGTCACCAACCTGACCGACAAATCCTATATTGGTGGTGTTGCTGGTGGCTGGGGTGGCTGGATAGCACCGTCCAGAACGGCGACTGCAACGATAAAAGTGGACTTCTGA
- a CDS encoding alkaline phosphatase D family protein, with amino-acid sequence MSRVFLLAIAPVLWGATMMPAVAQQEFVLAFGSCVHQDRPQPIWDQVLAAQPDVFAFLGDNIYGDSDDPQVLAAKYAQLGAVPGFSRLRQQTEVVAIWDDHDYGRNDAGAEYPAKEASRQVMLDFWEEPALSDRRSREDGIYTAYFYEHQGKRIQLILPDLRWNRTALHQLSDSQLRQLRESLNMGPYEVSLEKGATMLGESQWQWLARQFQEPADLRIIGSSLQMLAEFTGWESWANFPEDRQRLINLIEQHADVPTLIVSGDTHWSEISQVQHASLPWPITDVTSSGLTEEWHAISPNRHRVSEAYAIANFGLLRIHWAEDDALTVEVAIRGVDGADLLNATLQFPVRH; translated from the coding sequence ATGAGCCGAGTTTTTTTATTGGCGATAGCGCCCGTGTTGTGGGGAGCGACAATGATGCCGGCAGTTGCGCAGCAGGAGTTTGTGCTGGCCTTTGGTTCGTGTGTCCATCAGGATCGTCCTCAGCCCATCTGGGATCAGGTATTGGCCGCCCAACCAGATGTCTTTGCTTTTTTGGGAGACAACATCTATGGGGACAGTGATGACCCGCAAGTGCTTGCTGCAAAGTATGCGCAGCTTGGCGCTGTTCCCGGCTTTAGCCGGCTACGACAGCAGACTGAGGTGGTCGCCATCTGGGATGATCACGACTACGGGCGCAATGATGCGGGTGCAGAATACCCTGCCAAGGAGGCCTCGCGGCAAGTGATGCTGGATTTTTGGGAGGAGCCGGCCCTGTCTGACCGACGTAGCCGTGAAGATGGTATTTACACGGCCTATTTCTATGAACATCAGGGCAAACGCATTCAGCTCATCCTGCCAGACCTTCGCTGGAATCGCACGGCGTTGCATCAGTTGTCGGACAGTCAACTGAGGCAGCTACGTGAAAGCCTGAACATGGGGCCCTACGAGGTCAGCCTGGAAAAGGGCGCGACAATGCTGGGTGAGTCTCAGTGGCAATGGCTAGCCCGCCAGTTTCAGGAGCCAGCGGATTTGCGCATTATCGGTTCCAGCCTGCAGATGCTGGCCGAATTTACTGGCTGGGAGAGCTGGGCGAATTTCCCGGAAGACCGTCAGCGTCTGATCAATCTGATCGAGCAGCACGCTGATGTACCCACGTTGATAGTATCCGGCGATACGCACTGGTCTGAAATCAGCCAGGTGCAGCATGCATCGCTGCCCTGGCCGATAACAGACGTTACGTCTTCAGGTCTGACCGAGGAATGGCATGCCATCAGCCCCAATCGTCACCGTGTAAGCGAGGCATATGCCATTGCCAATTTCGGATTGCTGCGTATTCATTGGGCAGAAGACGATGCATTGACGGTGGAAGTGGCGATTCGTGGAGTCGATGGTGCCGATTTGCTGAATGCGACTCTGCAGTTTCCAGTCCGGCATTAG
- a CDS encoding TVP38/TMEM64 family protein: MKKDKLEKLEHLNFFGLYTWLGLVTVCLSLYFFRPDLFEPQYIRQFFSENLVSGLFVYFVISTLRGFTLIPSTPIVLAGILVFPPLPLWIVNQLAVYTSSAIVYYMARHLRFDNYFHAHYPTHIERLTRLLKKAELTVIAAWGFIPVVPSDMIVYVCSVLRVSVWKTLFGVSIGEGIICAIYIFGGAFSLNMLLEAL; the protein is encoded by the coding sequence ATGAAGAAAGACAAACTGGAAAAACTGGAGCATCTGAACTTTTTCGGATTGTACACCTGGCTGGGACTGGTGACGGTCTGTCTATCCTTGTATTTTTTCCGGCCCGACCTGTTTGAACCGCAATACATTCGGCAGTTCTTTTCGGAAAACCTGGTCAGCGGATTGTTTGTCTATTTTGTCATATCGACACTGCGCGGTTTCACACTCATTCCTTCCACCCCCATAGTGCTTGCCGGCATTCTGGTGTTCCCGCCGCTGCCGCTATGGATCGTTAATCAGCTAGCCGTATACACTTCATCCGCTATTGTGTACTACATGGCGCGTCACCTGAGATTCGACAACTACTTTCACGCCCATTACCCGACTCATATTGAGCGTCTGACACGCCTGTTAAAGAAGGCAGAATTGACGGTCATTGCCGCCTGGGGCTTCATCCCGGTGGTACCCAGTGACATGATTGTTTATGTCTGCAGTGTTCTGCGAGTCAGTGTCTGGAAGACGCTGTTCGGCGTCTCTATCGGCGAAGGCATTATCTGCGCGATTTATATTTTTGGCGGTGCCTTCAGCCTCAATATGCTGCTGGAAGCGCTGTAA
- a CDS encoding UbiA family prenyltransferase: MRPLVVDLDGTLIHTDMLHESALKAFRDTPWIAMLIPVWLLEGKAALKEKLARRNPFNPEILPYNQGLIRWLRKQKKTGRPLVLCTASDRSVADAIASHLGLFDEVMASDGVVNLSGQQKAESLIQRFGKGGYDYAGNSAKDLPVWAGARQAVVVNANRGVTRKAHQCSSVEKVFVHPARGPANWLKMLRAHHWLKNLLLFMPLIAAHELHRSDAIGSLVLAFLAFSLCASSVYILNDLLDLESDRLHPRKRRRPFAAGAIDAWQGVMLVPLLLLASVALASAVGTSFVQWLGVYFIMTCAYSFGLKRLMLVDCLALAMLYTLRIVAGAAASNNELTFWLLAESVFLFLSLAFVKRYAELKLQAGAGEQRAHGRGYVIADAPLIQTLGVTSGYIAVLVLALYFNSDTVIELYRYNEIVWIALPFMLFWISWMWLQANRGQMHDDPLVFAVKDKASLAAGVGFAAVLVLATVGLPW, translated from the coding sequence TTGCGACCACTTGTAGTCGATCTTGATGGCACACTGATTCACACCGATATGCTGCATGAATCAGCATTGAAGGCTTTCCGGGATACGCCCTGGATTGCCATGTTGATTCCTGTCTGGCTGCTGGAGGGTAAGGCAGCACTTAAAGAAAAACTGGCCCGGCGCAACCCTTTTAATCCTGAAATATTACCTTACAATCAAGGCCTTATACGCTGGCTGAGAAAACAGAAGAAAACTGGCCGCCCCCTTGTCCTGTGCACAGCGTCAGACCGGAGCGTGGCTGATGCGATAGCTTCACACCTGGGGCTGTTTGATGAAGTCATGGCGAGCGATGGTGTTGTGAACCTGTCGGGACAACAAAAGGCCGAATCCCTGATTCAGCGATTCGGCAAAGGTGGATACGACTACGCCGGCAACTCAGCCAAGGATTTACCTGTGTGGGCCGGCGCCCGTCAGGCGGTTGTTGTGAATGCCAACCGGGGAGTCACAAGAAAAGCACATCAATGCAGTTCAGTCGAAAAAGTGTTTGTGCACCCGGCGCGCGGCCCAGCCAATTGGCTTAAGATGTTGCGCGCTCATCACTGGCTGAAAAACCTCCTGCTCTTTATGCCGCTGATCGCTGCCCACGAACTTCACCGCAGCGATGCCATCGGATCATTGGTACTGGCTTTTCTGGCGTTCAGTCTGTGTGCGTCATCGGTATACATTCTTAACGATCTGCTGGATCTGGAAAGTGACCGGCTCCACCCTCGCAAGCGGCGCCGACCCTTTGCAGCAGGTGCGATCGATGCATGGCAAGGCGTGATGCTGGTGCCACTGTTACTGCTGGCGAGTGTCGCGCTGGCCTCAGCTGTCGGCACCTCATTCGTACAGTGGCTGGGTGTCTATTTCATTATGACCTGTGCCTATTCGTTTGGTCTGAAGCGCCTGATGCTGGTCGACTGCCTGGCACTGGCGATGCTGTACACGCTGCGCATTGTGGCCGGCGCTGCAGCATCGAATAATGAGCTGACGTTCTGGTTACTGGCTGAGTCAGTATTTCTGTTCCTGTCGCTGGCTTTTGTGAAACGCTATGCCGAACTGAAATTGCAGGCAGGCGCAGGTGAACAACGAGCACACGGGCGAGGTTATGTTATCGCTGACGCACCCCTGATTCAGACACTAGGGGTCACCTCAGGCTACATCGCTGTTCTGGTGCTCGCTCTGTATTTCAATTCTGACACTGTAATCGAGTTATATCGCTACAATGAAATCGTGTGGATAGCCCTGCCTTTCATGCTGTTCTGGATCAGCTGGATGTGGCTGCAAGCCAATCGGGGCCAGATGCACGACGATCCACTGGTGTTTGCAGTAAAGGACAAAGCCAGCCTGGCGGCCGGAGTCGGATTCGCCGCTGTGCTGGTACTGGCCACCGTGGGGCTCCCATGGTGA
- a CDS encoding YhgN family NAAT transporter: MDTFAAAVTLFLIMDPLGNIPIFLSVLSRVAPERRRKILIRELLIALSLMLIFLFIGPGILHLLGLSREAISIGGGLVLMIIAIRMIFPSRGGVMGDDENDGEPLIVPLAVPLIAGPSVLATLVLMAETGPDRSVDWLIALGGAWLVTAIILLMSQQLYKLLGQRGLKAIERLMGMILISVAVQMLLDGFKSYLG, encoded by the coding sequence ATGGATACGTTTGCAGCCGCAGTAACTTTGTTTCTGATTATGGACCCGTTGGGAAATATCCCTATATTTCTCAGCGTGCTGTCGCGGGTTGCGCCAGAGCGTCGCCGCAAGATTCTGATTCGTGAGTTGTTGATTGCACTGAGCCTGATGCTCATCTTTCTGTTCATTGGGCCGGGCATTCTGCATCTGTTGGGTCTGTCGCGAGAGGCGATCTCGATCGGCGGCGGTCTGGTGCTCATGATCATTGCCATTCGCATGATTTTCCCCTCGCGGGGCGGTGTCATGGGCGATGATGAAAACGACGGTGAACCGCTGATCGTGCCGCTTGCTGTGCCCTTGATTGCCGGCCCGTCTGTCCTGGCGACGCTGGTGCTGATGGCTGAGACCGGACCGGATCGTAGCGTTGACTGGCTGATCGCGCTGGGAGGCGCATGGCTGGTGACGGCGATTATTCTGCTGATGTCCCAGCAGCTCTACAAGTTGCTGGGACAGAGAGGGCTGAAGGCGATTGAACGATTGATGGGGATGATTCTGATATCTGTAGCAGTTCAGATGTTGCTGGACGGCTTCAAGAGCTACCTGGGCTGA
- a CDS encoding hotdog fold thioesterase produces MAIWQRAHSLEKLTEQAQNTAAANLGIEYTEIGENFLKGRMPVDHRTIQPHGILHGGSSVLLAETLGSVAANLCLGSENMAAVGLDINANHIRPVASGWVYGTARPIHVGATTQVWEIVIENEQGKTVCVSRLTMAVVKARPRTPSNT; encoded by the coding sequence ATGGCGATCTGGCAACGCGCGCATTCGCTGGAGAAACTGACTGAGCAGGCTCAGAACACAGCAGCCGCCAACCTTGGCATTGAATACACAGAAATCGGTGAAAATTTTCTGAAAGGCCGCATGCCGGTTGATCACCGTACCATCCAGCCGCATGGCATTCTGCACGGCGGTTCATCAGTGTTATTGGCAGAAACGCTGGGCAGCGTGGCCGCTAACCTTTGTCTTGGCTCTGAAAACATGGCTGCCGTTGGCCTGGACATCAACGCCAACCATATTCGTCCGGTAGCATCTGGCTGGGTTTATGGCACGGCCCGTCCCATCCATGTTGGGGCGACCACTCAGGTCTGGGAAATCGTCATTGAGAATGAACAGGGCAAAACAGTCTGTGTTTCCCGGCTAACCATGGCGGTAGTAAAGGCACGCCCCAGAACTCCCTCCAACACATAA
- a CDS encoding AtaL-like protein: MLHFEHTIVINEPRQPAHERIDIESLWKALLFRARYPGHFNPALKCRLLNEQENSFTRVIIAGEMELHDEVTLIPGQEIRTLIDGRHQSMHAESVTRIEQPAPGVLQIRFIYRRDSLGEQGGIDADAYLKSAYVQNDREAVATIREMIAHGWSAAHM; the protein is encoded by the coding sequence GTGCTGCATTTTGAGCACACTATCGTCATTAACGAGCCCCGGCAGCCTGCGCACGAGCGGATTGATATCGAATCATTATGGAAAGCCTTGCTGTTTCGTGCCCGTTATCCGGGTCATTTTAACCCTGCGTTAAAGTGTCGCTTGCTTAACGAGCAGGAGAACAGTTTTACGCGGGTCATCATTGCGGGTGAGATGGAATTGCATGATGAGGTGACCCTGATCCCCGGGCAGGAAATCCGCACACTCATCGACGGCCGTCATCAGTCCATGCATGCCGAGAGTGTGACCCGTATCGAGCAGCCCGCACCAGGTGTGCTGCAGATCAGGTTCATTTATCGTCGTGACTCTCTGGGCGAGCAAGGTGGTATTGATGCCGATGCCTATCTGAAATCTGCCTATGTGCAGAACGATCGCGAGGCGGTTGCGACCATTCGAGAGATGATAGCCCACGGCTGGTCCGCTGCACACATGTGA
- a CDS encoding alkaline phosphatase family protein: MKQLLMAAVLTLTGNILHAAEHVVLITIDGVRWQEAFRGLDRELALDDEYSERQQELLDLFWHDDANQRASLVMPFIHHTVMHQGVVVGNRDLGSCARLTNDYNFSYPGYNEILSGVINDDINSNAKRPNPEKTFLELLSANEQFGGRMAAFGSWDVFPYIYNTERSGIPVNVGPLAAPLTDFEHTLNLLHRDISAHWPTVRHDAFTHHYALSWLRERRPRVVHIAYGEPDDFAHDGRYDEYVLATRRVDRFVEEVWSTLQDIDGYRDNTVMFVTVDHGRGETPRDSWMHHASERAVQQYMQSLAQRFPQGIEGSDAIWMAALGPGVPASGQITTEECLTADRIAATLMTLLGEDPAKYNAVMGRVMREFLP, translated from the coding sequence ATGAAACAATTATTGATGGCCGCAGTTTTGACTCTGACTGGCAACATACTTCATGCTGCTGAGCATGTTGTGCTGATTACCATTGACGGCGTTCGCTGGCAGGAGGCATTCCGGGGCCTTGACCGGGAGCTGGCGCTGGATGACGAGTACTCTGAGCGGCAGCAGGAGCTTCTGGACCTGTTTTGGCATGACGATGCGAATCAGCGTGCGTCACTGGTCATGCCGTTTATACATCACACCGTCATGCATCAGGGTGTGGTCGTAGGTAACCGGGATCTTGGTTCGTGCGCACGACTGACCAACGATTATAACTTCTCATACCCCGGCTATAACGAAATCTTGAGTGGTGTGATTAATGATGACATCAACTCGAATGCCAAGCGGCCCAATCCGGAGAAGACCTTTCTGGAATTACTGTCTGCTAATGAGCAATTCGGGGGGCGCATGGCAGCCTTCGGCTCCTGGGATGTTTTTCCTTATATTTATAACACTGAGCGCAGTGGTATACCGGTAAATGTCGGTCCTCTTGCAGCGCCGCTGACCGACTTTGAGCACACACTGAATTTGCTGCACAGGGATATATCGGCACATTGGCCGACGGTTCGTCATGATGCGTTTACTCACCACTATGCCCTGTCATGGTTACGTGAGAGACGGCCGCGTGTTGTGCACATTGCCTATGGTGAGCCGGACGATTTTGCTCATGATGGTCGCTACGACGAATATGTACTGGCCACACGGCGGGTAGACCGGTTTGTCGAAGAAGTCTGGAGCACTTTGCAGGACATTGATGGTTACCGCGACAACACAGTGATGTTTGTCACCGTGGATCACGGACGCGGCGAAACGCCCCGAGATAGCTGGATGCACCACGCCAGTGAGCGCGCCGTGCAGCAATACATGCAGTCACTGGCGCAGCGCTTCCCACAGGGCATTGAAGGTTCAGACGCCATCTGGATGGCTGCGCTGGGGCCGGGTGTGCCTGCTTCGGGCCAGATCACCACGGAAGAGTGCCTGACGGCTGATCGGATAGCAGCCACACTGATGACTCTTCTCGGGGAAGACCCCGCGAAATACAACGCTGTCATGGGCAGAGTCATGCGGGAGTTTCTACCATGA
- a CDS encoding alanine/glycine:cation symporter family protein, with protein sequence MEAIVTAINNIIWSPALVVLCLGAGLFYSILTRFAQVRHFKEMWRLLFRGNESPEGISSFQALAVSLSGRVGVGNIAGVAAAIGFGGPGAVFWMWVVAFLGASTAYAESTLGQLYKVEEDGQYRGGPAYYFERCLGQRWLAVMFALAAIIACGVFLPGVQANAVGNAVVQVFGDGNMVSTNFGEVGTNKLVALALILMVLAFIIFGGIKRIAHFTQIVVPFMALGYIIMALIIVFINFEQIPGVVALIIGDAFTAQAGFGAAIGWGVRRGIYSNEAGQGTGPHAAAAAEVEHPAQQGLVQAFSVYVDTLFVCSATAFMIIITQQYNVQGALEAGQFVVQNVAADTEIASAAFTQMALLSVFGDFGPAFVGIALFFFAFTTILAYYYIAETNTAYLNRYFKARIPLVAVKIVIMMMVSYGMVNSAGYIWTIGDIGVGLMAWINIVGILVIFFMSKPAILCLKDYEEQQKSGGPIHFDPIKLGIKNATFWEERRAKEVAAAEQQSNGETKH encoded by the coding sequence ATGGAAGCCATCGTCACCGCGATTAATAATATTATCTGGAGCCCTGCCCTGGTTGTGCTTTGCCTGGGAGCAGGTCTTTTCTACTCCATTCTGACCCGCTTTGCACAGGTCAGACATTTCAAAGAGATGTGGCGCCTGCTGTTCAGAGGCAACGAATCACCGGAAGGTATTTCCTCGTTCCAGGCGCTGGCGGTATCGCTATCCGGGCGCGTAGGTGTTGGTAATATCGCCGGGGTGGCAGCCGCGATAGGTTTTGGCGGTCCCGGGGCGGTGTTCTGGATGTGGGTGGTGGCCTTTCTTGGTGCCAGCACAGCCTATGCTGAATCAACGCTGGGTCAGTTATACAAGGTAGAAGAAGACGGCCAGTATCGGGGTGGTCCGGCCTACTATTTTGAACGCTGCCTTGGACAGCGCTGGCTGGCTGTCATGTTCGCGCTGGCAGCCATTATCGCCTGTGGGGTATTTCTGCCGGGTGTGCAGGCTAACGCCGTCGGCAATGCCGTGGTACAGGTGTTCGGCGATGGCAATATGGTCAGCACCAATTTTGGTGAAGTCGGCACCAATAAGCTGGTCGCGTTGGCTCTGATCCTGATGGTGCTGGCGTTTATCATCTTTGGTGGCATCAAGCGTATTGCACATTTCACCCAGATTGTCGTTCCGTTTATGGCGCTGGGTTACATCATCATGGCGCTGATCATTGTGTTCATCAATTTCGAGCAGATTCCAGGCGTCGTTGCTCTGATCATCGGGGATGCATTTACGGCTCAGGCGGGCTTTGGCGCGGCCATCGGCTGGGGAGTGCGTCGTGGTATCTACTCAAACGAAGCGGGTCAGGGAACCGGCCCTCACGCAGCCGCCGCGGCAGAAGTTGAACATCCGGCGCAACAGGGACTGGTGCAGGCATTCTCTGTGTATGTTGACACGCTGTTTGTCTGCTCGGCCACCGCGTTTATGATCATCATCACCCAGCAATACAATGTGCAGGGTGCGCTGGAAGCGGGACAGTTTGTGGTTCAGAACGTGGCCGCCGACACAGAGATTGCATCCGCCGCCTTCACGCAGATGGCATTACTGAGTGTATTCGGCGACTTTGGTCCGGCGTTTGTGGGCATTGCCCTGTTCTTCTTTGCCTTTACTACTATCCTGGCCTACTACTACATTGCCGAAACCAACACAGCCTATCTGAACCGGTATTTCAAGGCGCGTATTCCGCTGGTGGCAGTCAAGATAGTCATCATGATGATGGTCTCTTACGGCATGGTGAACAGTGCCGGTTACATCTGGACCATTGGTGATATTGGTGTGGGGCTCATGGCCTGGATCAACATCGTCGGCATTCTGGTGATCTTCTTCATGTCGAAGCCGGCCATTCTCTGTCTCAAGGATTATGAGGAACAGCAGAAATCGGGCGGCCCGATTCATTTTGACCCGATCAAACTGGGTATAAAGAACGCGACCTTCTGGGAAGAGCGACGGGCAAAAGAAGTTGCCGCTGCTGAACAGCAATCGAATGGTGAAACCAAGCATTGA